The Alphaproteobacteria bacterium LSUCC0719 genome includes the window GAAAAGGACAGGCGCTTGGTCAGCGAGTCCCGTTTGCGGTTTACACTCCGCATGAACCTGTCATGCAGCCGGTCCCGGTCCCATTGTGGTTTCTTGCCGGAATAGCCGATTGTCGATTCATGGCCGTCCTCGCTGACAATCGAGGGGGTGAGGACAAGCGTTCTCAATCCATGCTCCCACCACCTGTTCATAAGCACATCAACTTCGAAGATGCCGGGCAACGACACCTCCAGTAACCGTTCGGCGGCCGCGCGGCTGACAACATATCCAACCGCACCAATGCTGGCATAACGGGTGATGGACAGCGCATGCGTCGATGAAATACGCGCGGCATCCACAAGCGGCCGTCCGGCCGTGTTGTGCAGATTGATCAGATCAAACCGGCCTTTCAGGGCGGCGATACGGGGCAGAACCTCAATGGCTTCGGGTGCCAGTTCGGCATCATCCTCGAGAATGATCGCGGCATCGAGATGAGCGTCGCGGATCTGTGCCCAGGCCGCGCGGTGGCTCATCAGACAGCCAAGTGCCCCGTTGGAAAACGGCGCACCAAGATGACGCCTGCGCTGGTCTGAAATCAGGTCGTGCCGCTGGTCTGGCGGTATGTCGCCGCCGCGAATGGCATCGATGAACTCGAATTCCAGCCCGAGTGCGGCCATACGCTGTGTCATGGCGCGTCTGCGGCTGGTCGACGTCCTGAGCGAAATTACATAGATCGGCAACACAACAGCACACACCACGGATAACGCTGACATTAAGACTTTATTAACAATATGTACTTAACCTGATTTACCGCACCGGGTCGAGTGGCTTTGCCGGCGCAGTCACATCCGGGGTGAGGGGGTTGATATCGATGCGGTCCCGGTCTTGCCAGTCATGAATGGATCGGTTAAGGCCTTGTGCAACCTATCCAACCGTATTTTTCCCTTGCCTGTGGAGGGCAGCCATGGACGCGCCATTTCTGTTTGTCGACAAGGTGGAAACCGCTGGACGTCGCTGTCTTGTCAGGCTTGATCTCAACGTGCCGCTCGCCGACGGAAAGGTGACCGATGATACACGTATCCGGCGGATTCTTCCCGGGCTTGACGCACTTCGCAAATCCGGGGCCAGACTTGTGCTTCTGACCCATCTTGGCCGTCCAAAGGGCAGGGTGGCACCGGAATTCTCGGTGGCACCGGTGGCCGCGCATCTGGCAGCACTGCTCGGCTGTCCTGTCCCGGTCGAACCAGACCTGCTTGGCCAGGGTGGACGTGATGCCGTTGCCGCGCTGGCCGATGGTGACGTGGTGATGATGGAAAATCTCCGCTTTCATGCAGGCGAAGAGGCCAATGATCCGGCTTTTGCGGCGGCGCTTGCCGAACTTGGCGATATCTATGTTGGTGATGCCTTTTCCTGCACCCACCGCGCGCATGCGTCTGTGGATGCCTTGCCGCGCATGATGTCGGTGGCAACGGCAGGCCGGGCACTTGGCGAGGAATTGTCGGCGCTGCATGCTGCGCTGGCCTCGCCGGTGCGGCCCGTGGCAGCGATTGTCGGCGGGGCAAAGGTGTCGACAAAGCTTCAGGTGCTGGAGAATCTGATCACCAGAGTCGACCGTCTGGTGCTTGGTGGCGGGATGGCCAATACGTTTCTGCTGGCGGCTGGCCTGGATGTGGGGGCGTCGCTTGTCGAGGCGGATATGGTCGACACCGCGCGCGCCATATCCGACAAGGCGGCGGCGCATGGCTGCCATATCGATCTGCCGGTGGATTTTCTGGTCGCCACCGAACTGGCCAGTCAGGTTCCGCATCGCATTGCGATGCCGGGTGATCTGTCTGCCGATGACATGATCCTTGATGCCGGTCCGCAATCCGTGGATGCGATCATTGCCGGGTTGGCGGGATGCCGGACAGTGGTCTGGAATGGCCCGATGGGTGCGTTCGAGTTTCCGCCGTTCGACAGCGCCACCAATGCCGTTGCCAAGGCCGTTGCCGCCGCCACCAAAGCTGGTGAAACGCTGTCGGTCGCCGGGGGTGGTGACACGCTTGCCGCCCTTGCAAATGCGGGTGTCAGCGACCAGTTCTCATATGTGTCTACCGCAGGTGGTGCCTTTCTGGAATGGCTGGAAGGGCGCGAGCTGCCGGGCGTCGAGGCGCTTCGTCACAAAGCGTAAATAGAGATCATGCACAGAATATGAGGCTGCCATGCTGTTCGGAAATCCCTTCAAGGCACGAATGCCGTTGATGTCAGAGGCCTTGCCGGGTCGCAAGACCGCGGTCTGGGACGGTGCGCCGCATTGCGTTCTGGGAACGCCGACGATGGGACCGTTTGCGGAGCCCCTTCAGGAAATCCATCTGGGGCTGGGATGTTTCTGGGGTGCCGAACGTCTGTTCTGGAAGCTTGACGGCGTGTTCACGACGGCGGTTGGTTATGCTGGCGGGTTCACCCCGAACCCGACCTATGAGGAAGTATGCTCGGGGCGCACTGGCCATACCGAGGTGGTGTTGGTTGCCTATGATCCGGACAGGCTGCCGCTCAGCCGCATTCTGAAGACGTTCTTTGAAGAGCATGATCCCACGCAGGGCTATCGACAGGGAAATGACATCGGAACGCAGTATCGGTCGGCGATTTTCACAACGTCCGACCCGCAACTCGCTATCGCCCGTCAGATGGCCGACGAGTACGGGGCGGCGCTGGCGGCGCGCGGCCTTGGCGAGATCACAACCGAGATCGGCCCGGCAGGACCGTTCTATTACGCCGAGGATTATCACCAGCAATATCTTCACAAGGTGCCGAACGGCTATTGCGGCCTGAAAGGTACCGGGGTTGCCTGCGCCGGCTAGGTGTTTGTCAGCCTTTGTCGCAGACCCGGATTTCTGCATTGACGTCATCCGGGCACGATGCTAGATAACCTGCTCGTTGAATTTATCGCCCAAATTACCGTCCAATTTACTGCGTTGTGCCGGAGCCGAACATGAAAGTCGCTAGCTCGCTCAAAACTCTCAAGTCGCGTGATCGCAACTGTCAGGTCGTGCGTCGCCGTGGTCGCCTTTATGTGATCAACAAGCGCAACCCACGTCTGAAGGCGCGTCAGGGCTGAACCGTCCCCGCGACCCTTCGCGACAGGCAGTGTATGAATGACGGTCGGCTTTGCCGGCCGTTTTCTTTTGGATGAATGTGGTGCTGGGCGGTCGGTTTCCAGCCCTGATGCGGCAAATCACCTGCGTCATGGCGCTGACAGGTCGGTGCCATTACATGTATAGTGCATTACCCACACTGAAAGATGACGGACCCCGGCGATGTTGATGCCCGAACCAGACCAGACGGTGATTGACCGACGCGATGATATCTGCGGCGCGCTGCGGCGGATGCTTCCCAATGGATGCGTGGTCGATTCCACCGAAAGCATGAAGGCTTTCGATTCTGACGGCTTGTCGGCCTATCGGCAGGTGCCGCTGGCCGTTGTGCTTCCCGAGACCGTCGACCAGATTGCCGCTGTCATGAAATATTGCCATGAACAGGGGATCAAAATCGTGCCGCGTGGGGCCGGTACCTCGCTGTCGGGTGGGGCGCTGCCACTTGCCGATGCGGTTCTTCTTGGGCTTGGCAAGTTCAACCGCATTCTGGAGGTGGATTACGCAAATCGATGCGTTGTCGCGCAGCCTGGCGTGACCAACCTTGCCATCACCCATGCCGTGCAGGCGGACGGGTTCTATTATGCACCCGATCCATCAAGCCAGATTGCCTGTTCGGTTGGCGGCAATGTGGCCGAGAATTCAGGTGGTGTGCATTGTCTGAAATATGGGCTGACAACGAACAACCTTCTTGGTGTGGAAATCGTCACCATCGAGGGGGAGATTCTGCGGTTTGGCGGCAAACATCTTGATTCGGGTGATTACGACCTCCTCGGTGTGATGACAGGGTCGGAAGGCCTGCTTGGCGTTGTCAGCGAGGTGACGCTTCGAATCCTCCAGAAGCCTGCAACGGCACGAGCGCTGCTTGTCGGATTTGATGATACCGGTGATGCCGGTATGGCGGTCGGGGACGTTATCGGGGCGGGGATCATCCCCGCCGGCATGGAAATGATGGATGGTCTTGCCATCAATGCTGCCGAGGATTTTGCGAATGCCGGATATCCGCGTGAAGCGGCGGCGCTGCTGATCATCGAGCTTGATGGTCCCGAGGTTGAGGTTGACGCCCTGATCGACCGTGTCGAGACGATTGTACGTGCCGCCGGCGCGACATCCGTTCGCGTCAGCCAGTCCGAAGAGGAACGCAATCTGTTCTGGGCCGGACGCAAGTCGGCATTCCCGGCTGTTGGCCGGATATCGCCGGATTATCTGTGTATGGATGGCACCATTCCCCGGCGCCGTCTTCCCGACATGATGCGGCGCATGAATTCGCTGAGCCAGCAATATGGGCTGCGCGTTGCAAATGTATTCCATGCCGGCGACGGCAATCTTCATCCTTTGATCCTGTTCGACGCCAACCAGCCCGGAGAATTGGAACGGGCTGAGGAATTTGGCGCTGATATCCTTCGCAGCTGCGTTGAAATGGGTGGTGTGCTGACGGGCGAACATGGTGTCGGGGTTGAAAAACGCGACCTGATGAACATCCAGTTCACAGAAGATGACCTGAAACAGCAGCAGCGTCTGAAATGCGCCTTTGATCCGGGGCATCTTTTGAACCCCGGCAAGGTGTTCCCGAACCTTCATCGCTGTGCCGAACTGGGCCGGCTTCATGTCCACAAGGGCAAGTTACCGCATCCCGATCTGCCAAGATTCTAGTGTGCCGGATCCCGAAAACCGGGGCTGACTTGCAAAGGGCCATTGCCTGATGACCGACATTGCCGTTTCCGATCTCAATCAGGTTCAGGATGCCGTCCAGGAGGCTGTTGCTTCCAGGTCGCGGCTTGAACTTCGCGCCGCCGGTACGAAACGCCATCTTGGTCGGGCAGCAACCTATGATGCCGTTCTGGATGTCAGCGCCTTCAGCGGGATTGTCGATTACCAACCCGAAGAGCTTGTTCTGACACTTCGTGCCGGAACGCCAATGGATGTCGTCGAGGACGCCCTTGCCGGGGCACGTCAGATGCTGGCTTTCGAACCGCCGCGCATGACCCGCATTGTCGGGGCCTCCGAACCCGCAGCCCGCGGCACCATCGGCGGTGTGATTGCGACCAATCTTTCCGGGCCACGGCGCCT containing:
- a CDS encoding glycosyltransferase family 25 protein, coding for MSALSVVCAVVLPIYVISLRTSTSRRRAMTQRMAALGLEFEFIDAIRGGDIPPDQRHDLISDQRRRHLGAPFSNGALGCLMSHRAAWAQIRDAHLDAAIILEDDAELAPEAIEVLPRIAALKGRFDLINLHNTAGRPLVDAARISSTHALSITRYASIGAVGYVVSRAAAERLLEVSLPGIFEVDVLMNRWWEHGLRTLVLTPSIVSEDGHESTIGYSGKKPQWDRDRLHDRFMRSVNRKRDSLTKRLSFSTMVRTTKARLAGDARRRPGIDLQNPDLTWLTETN
- the pgk gene encoding phosphoglycerate kinase encodes the protein MDAPFLFVDKVETAGRRCLVRLDLNVPLADGKVTDDTRIRRILPGLDALRKSGARLVLLTHLGRPKGRVAPEFSVAPVAAHLAALLGCPVPVEPDLLGQGGRDAVAALADGDVVMMENLRFHAGEEANDPAFAAALAELGDIYVGDAFSCTHRAHASVDALPRMMSVATAGRALGEELSALHAALASPVRPVAAIVGGAKVSTKLQVLENLITRVDRLVLGGGMANTFLLAAGLDVGASLVEADMVDTARAISDKAAAHGCHIDLPVDFLVATELASQVPHRIAMPGDLSADDMILDAGPQSVDAIIAGLAGCRTVVWNGPMGAFEFPPFDSATNAVAKAVAAATKAGETLSVAGGGDTLAALANAGVSDQFSYVSTAGGAFLEWLEGRELPGVEALRHKA
- the msrA gene encoding peptide-methionine (S)-S-oxide reductase MsrA, giving the protein MLFGNPFKARMPLMSEALPGRKTAVWDGAPHCVLGTPTMGPFAEPLQEIHLGLGCFWGAERLFWKLDGVFTTAVGYAGGFTPNPTYEEVCSGRTGHTEVVLVAYDPDRLPLSRILKTFFEEHDPTQGYRQGNDIGTQYRSAIFTTSDPQLAIARQMADEYGAALAARGLGEITTEIGPAGPFYYAEDYHQQYLHKVPNGYCGLKGTGVACAG
- the ykgO gene encoding type B 50S ribosomal protein L36 translates to MKVASSLKTLKSRDRNCQVVRRRGRLYVINKRNPRLKARQG
- a CDS encoding FAD-linked oxidase C-terminal domain-containing protein, which codes for MLMPEPDQTVIDRRDDICGALRRMLPNGCVVDSTESMKAFDSDGLSAYRQVPLAVVLPETVDQIAAVMKYCHEQGIKIVPRGAGTSLSGGALPLADAVLLGLGKFNRILEVDYANRCVVAQPGVTNLAITHAVQADGFYYAPDPSSQIACSVGGNVAENSGGVHCLKYGLTTNNLLGVEIVTIEGEILRFGGKHLDSGDYDLLGVMTGSEGLLGVVSEVTLRILQKPATARALLVGFDDTGDAGMAVGDVIGAGIIPAGMEMMDGLAINAAEDFANAGYPREAAALLIIELDGPEVEVDALIDRVETIVRAAGATSVRVSQSEEERNLFWAGRKSAFPAVGRISPDYLCMDGTIPRRRLPDMMRRMNSLSQQYGLRVANVFHAGDGNLHPLILFDANQPGELERAEEFGADILRSCVEMGGVLTGEHGVGVEKRDLMNIQFTEDDLKQQQRLKCAFDPGHLLNPGKVFPNLHRCAELGRLHVHKGKLPHPDLPRF